A single genomic interval of Sebastes umbrosus isolate fSebUmb1 chromosome 9, fSebUmb1.pri, whole genome shotgun sequence harbors:
- the sash3 gene encoding SAM and SH3 domain-containing protein 3, whose protein sequence is MLRRKPSNASEKEQVQVQKKKLTLQRSSSFKDFMKHKPTSPVVSEKEFTLEEHVADGVTAEETVKSGSKLGKKWRNVISRTMTRKTSKMVQKALAEEGGESGEDMSPVSADWLPDLMAGQRTSVCSTGSEDTTPSLISRQLSGGSDRQSQDSGYCQRDSMRLEENGVSYNGPFCGRALVHTDFTPSPYDVESLKLCKGDIIYVIEKPPVGTWTGKLNNKMGSFKFIYVNLLPDESPPVRRRRCDSKNRRSKIKPKTLEEVLDGIGLTELSSLLSMHGFQSLEDFAGLKESHLNELNITDPDKRSKILNTSELLRDSEDESEPEVEVRSGEDAKEPRDSGCYESSEILENGREEPKREEDASASEEQTNQEEKEAEKQEQEEKQTEQLDALQEQLEELTVDEGS, encoded by the exons CTCACTCTGCAGAGGTCCAGCAGCTTCAAGGATTTTATGAAGCACAAACCCACCTCTCCTGTTGTGTCGGAGAAGGAGTTCACCTTGGAGGAGCAT GTGGCAGACGGTGTAACAGCCGAGGAAACGGTGAAAAGTGGCAGCAAACTGGGAAAGAAATGGCGCAACGTCATCTCACGTACCATGACCCGAAAAACCTCCAAGATGGTGCAGAAGGCTCTGGCAGAAGAGGGG GGAGAAAGTGGTGAGGACATGTCTCCGGTCTCTGCTGATTGGCTTCCAGATCTGATGGCAGGACAGAGGACGTCCGTGTGTTCCACGGGGTCAGAGGACACGACACCCAGCCTCATCAGCCGCCAGCTCTCAGGCG GTAGCGACAGACAGAGCCAGGACAGTGGGTACTGCCAGAGGGACAGCATGAGGCTGGAGGAGAACGGCGTCTCTTACAACGGACCTTTCTGTGGTCGAGCTCTCGTCCACACTGACTTCACTCCCAGCCCCTACGACGTGGAGTCGCTCAAGCTCTGT AAAGGAGACATCATCTACGTCATTGAGAAGCCTCCCGTGGGGACCTGGACAGGGAAGCTCAACAACAAAATGGGCTCCTTTAAGTTCATCTACGTCAACCTGCTGCCTGACGAGAGCCCCCCGGTCAGGAGGAGACGCTGCGACAGCAAGAACCGCCGATCCAAAATCAAACCCAAAACCCTGGAGGAGGTCCTGGACGGCATCGGTCTTACT GAGCTGAGTTCTTTGCTGTCCATGCACGGCTTTCAGAGCCTGGAGGACTTTGCGGGACTGAAGGAGTCTCACCTCAACGAGCTGAACATCACAGACCCGGACAAGCGCTCCAAGATCCTGAATACCTCCGAGCTGCTGAGAGACT CTGAAGACGAGTCTGAGCCAGAAGTGGAGGTCAGATCTGGGGAGGACGCCAAGGAGCCGAGGGATTCAGGCTGTTACGAGAGCTCGGAGATCCTGGAGAACGGACGAGAGGAACcaaagagggaggaggatgcATCAGCATCAGAGGAGCAGACTAaccaggaggagaaggaggcagAGAAACAGGAGCAAGAGGAGAAGCAAACCGAGCAGCTGGACGCTCTGcaggagcagctggaggagctgacGGTGGACGAAGGATCCTGA